A single Loxodonta africana isolate mLoxAfr1 chromosome 12, mLoxAfr1.hap2, whole genome shotgun sequence DNA region contains:
- the EIF2B4 gene encoding translation initiation factor eIF2B subunit delta isoform X2 — translation MAAVAVAVREDSGSAMKAELASRPGAGGREMTQEEKLQLRKEKKQQKKKRKEEKGTEPETGWTVSAARCQVSPTRELPGPTKQLGTPGEKVPPGRSKAELRAERRAKQEAERALKQARKGEPGGPPPQACPSTPGETPSGAKRLPEHTQVDDPTPLRRLVKKPERQEVPTRKDYGSKVSLFSHLPQYSRQNSLTQYMSIPSSVIHPAIVQLGLRYSQGLVSGSNARCIALLRALQQVIQDYMTPPNEELSRDLVNKLKPYISFLTQCRPLSASMYNAIKFLNKEITGVSSSKREEEAKSELQVAIDWYVQEKIVLAAQAISRFAYKKISNGDVILVYGCSSLVSRILQEAWAEGRRFRVVVVDSRPRLEGRHTLHFLVRAGVPASYLLIPAASYVLPEVSKVLLGAHALLANGSVMSRVGTAQLALVARAHNVPVLVCCETYKFCERVQTDAFVSNELDDPDDLLCERGERVALANWQNHPSLRLLNLVYDVTPPELVDLVITELGMIPCSSVPVVLRVKSSDQ, via the exons ATGGCTGCCGTGGCTGTGGCTGTTCGCGAGG ACTCGGGATCTGCGATGAAGGCGGAGCTTGCTTCTCGGCCTGGG GCAGGGGGGAGGGAGATGACCCAAGAAGAGAAGCTGCAGCTTCGGAAGGAAAAGAAACAACAGAAGAAGAAACGGAAGGAGGAAAAGGGGACAGAACCCGAAACTGGCTGGACTGTATCTGCAGCCCGGTGTCAAG TAAGCCCAACCAGAGAACTGCCAGGGCCCACCAAACAGTTAGGCACTCCTGGGGAGAAAGTTCCACCTGGTCGGAGTAAAGCTGAACTTCGGGCTGAGCGGAGGGCCAAGCAGGAGGCAGAGCGAGCTCTGAAACAGGCAAGGAAAGGTGAACCAGGAGGACCACCTCCTCAGGCCTGTCCCAGCACGCCTGGAGAAACCCCCTCAG GAGCGAAGCGACTCCCTGAACACACTCAGGTCGATGACCCCACACCTCTGAGAAGGCTTGTTAAGAAACCGGAGCGACAAGAG GTTCCTACACGGAAGGATTATGGATCCAAAGTCAGTCTCTTCTCCCACCTTCCCCAGTACAGCCGACAAAACTCTCTGACCCAGTATATGAG CATCCCATCCTCTGTGATCCACCCAGCCATCGTGCAACTCGGCCTGCGGTACTCCCAGGGCCTGGTCAGTGGCTCCAATGCCCGGTGTATTGCCCTGCTCCGTGCCTTGCAGCAG GTGATTCAGGATTATATGACACCTCCCAATGAAGAACTCTCGAGGGATCTAGTGAATAAACTAAAACCCTACATCAG CTTCCTCACGCAGTGCCGTCCCCTGTCAGCGAGCATGTACAACGCCATCAAGTTCCTTAACAAGGAGATCACGGGTGTGAGCAGTTCCAAGCGGGAAGAGGAG GCCAAGTCAGAACTTCAAGTAGCTATTGATTGGTATGTGCAAGAGAAGATTGTCCTTGCAGCTCAGGCAATTTCACGCTTTGCTTACAAGAAGATCAGTAATGGAGATGTGATCCTGGTGTATGGATG CTCATCTCTGGTGTCACGAATTCTTCAGGAAGCTTGGGCTGAGGGCCGGCGGTTTCGGGTGGTAGTGGTGGACAGCCGGCCGCGGCTGGAGGGAAGGCATACGCTGCATTTTCTGGTCCGTGCTGGGGTCCCTGCCTCCTATCTGCTGATTCCTGCAGCTTCCTATGTCCTCCCAGAG GTTTCTAAGGTGTTATTGGGAGCTCATGCACTCCTGGCCAATGGGTCTGTGATGTCACGGGTAGGGACAGCACAGCTGGCCCTAGTGGCTCGAGCCCATAATGTGCCAGTGCTGGTCTGCTGTGAAACATACAAGTTCTGTGAGCGTGTGCAGACTGATGCCTTTGTCTCTAATGAGCTAG ATGACCCCGATGATCTGCTGTGTGAGAGGGGAGAACGTGTGGCCCTGGCTAACTGGCAGAACCACCCATCCCTACGGTTGTTGAATCTGGTCTATGATGTGACCCCCCCAGAGCTCGTGGATCTGGTGATCACAGAGCTGGGGATGATCCCTTGCAGTTCTGTACCTGTTGTTCTCCGAGTCAAGAGCAGTGACCAGTAA
- the EIF2B4 gene encoding translation initiation factor eIF2B subunit delta isoform X1 — translation MPTQLAAPSPPKSSRSPSCSLCALFSDADSGSAMKAELASRPGAGGREMTQEEKLQLRKEKKQQKKKRKEEKGTEPETGWTVSAARCQVSPTRELPGPTKQLGTPGEKVPPGRSKAELRAERRAKQEAERALKQARKGEPGGPPPQACPSTPGETPSGAKRLPEHTQVDDPTPLRRLVKKPERQEVPTRKDYGSKVSLFSHLPQYSRQNSLTQYMSIPSSVIHPAIVQLGLRYSQGLVSGSNARCIALLRALQQVIQDYMTPPNEELSRDLVNKLKPYISFLTQCRPLSASMYNAIKFLNKEITGVSSSKREEEAKSELQVAIDWYVQEKIVLAAQAISRFAYKKISNGDVILVYGCSSLVSRILQEAWAEGRRFRVVVVDSRPRLEGRHTLHFLVRAGVPASYLLIPAASYVLPEVSKVLLGAHALLANGSVMSRVGTAQLALVARAHNVPVLVCCETYKFCERVQTDAFVSNELDDPDDLLCERGERVALANWQNHPSLRLLNLVYDVTPPELVDLVITELGMIPCSSVPVVLRVKSSDQ, via the exons ATGCCGACCCAGCTGGCTGCGCCAAGCCCTCCCAAATCCTCGCGGAGCCCCTCCTGCTCACTTTGCGCCCTGTTTTCTGATGCAGACTCGGGATCTGCGATGAAGGCGGAGCTTGCTTCTCGGCCTGGG GCAGGGGGGAGGGAGATGACCCAAGAAGAGAAGCTGCAGCTTCGGAAGGAAAAGAAACAACAGAAGAAGAAACGGAAGGAGGAAAAGGGGACAGAACCCGAAACTGGCTGGACTGTATCTGCAGCCCGGTGTCAAG TAAGCCCAACCAGAGAACTGCCAGGGCCCACCAAACAGTTAGGCACTCCTGGGGAGAAAGTTCCACCTGGTCGGAGTAAAGCTGAACTTCGGGCTGAGCGGAGGGCCAAGCAGGAGGCAGAGCGAGCTCTGAAACAGGCAAGGAAAGGTGAACCAGGAGGACCACCTCCTCAGGCCTGTCCCAGCACGCCTGGAGAAACCCCCTCAG GAGCGAAGCGACTCCCTGAACACACTCAGGTCGATGACCCCACACCTCTGAGAAGGCTTGTTAAGAAACCGGAGCGACAAGAG GTTCCTACACGGAAGGATTATGGATCCAAAGTCAGTCTCTTCTCCCACCTTCCCCAGTACAGCCGACAAAACTCTCTGACCCAGTATATGAG CATCCCATCCTCTGTGATCCACCCAGCCATCGTGCAACTCGGCCTGCGGTACTCCCAGGGCCTGGTCAGTGGCTCCAATGCCCGGTGTATTGCCCTGCTCCGTGCCTTGCAGCAG GTGATTCAGGATTATATGACACCTCCCAATGAAGAACTCTCGAGGGATCTAGTGAATAAACTAAAACCCTACATCAG CTTCCTCACGCAGTGCCGTCCCCTGTCAGCGAGCATGTACAACGCCATCAAGTTCCTTAACAAGGAGATCACGGGTGTGAGCAGTTCCAAGCGGGAAGAGGAG GCCAAGTCAGAACTTCAAGTAGCTATTGATTGGTATGTGCAAGAGAAGATTGTCCTTGCAGCTCAGGCAATTTCACGCTTTGCTTACAAGAAGATCAGTAATGGAGATGTGATCCTGGTGTATGGATG CTCATCTCTGGTGTCACGAATTCTTCAGGAAGCTTGGGCTGAGGGCCGGCGGTTTCGGGTGGTAGTGGTGGACAGCCGGCCGCGGCTGGAGGGAAGGCATACGCTGCATTTTCTGGTCCGTGCTGGGGTCCCTGCCTCCTATCTGCTGATTCCTGCAGCTTCCTATGTCCTCCCAGAG GTTTCTAAGGTGTTATTGGGAGCTCATGCACTCCTGGCCAATGGGTCTGTGATGTCACGGGTAGGGACAGCACAGCTGGCCCTAGTGGCTCGAGCCCATAATGTGCCAGTGCTGGTCTGCTGTGAAACATACAAGTTCTGTGAGCGTGTGCAGACTGATGCCTTTGTCTCTAATGAGCTAG ATGACCCCGATGATCTGCTGTGTGAGAGGGGAGAACGTGTGGCCCTGGCTAACTGGCAGAACCACCCATCCCTACGGTTGTTGAATCTGGTCTATGATGTGACCCCCCCAGAGCTCGTGGATCTGGTGATCACAGAGCTGGGGATGATCCCTTGCAGTTCTGTACCTGTTGTTCTCCGAGTCAAGAGCAGTGACCAGTAA